The Fibrobacterota bacterium genome includes a window with the following:
- the bioD gene encoding dethiobiotin synthase: MGRILFITGTGTDVGKTALSLAVLLWAKQRGLNAAYLKPVQCGSYPFGSPPREGGDADWIGTLSGGMPAYVTCVLPLAASPHLAAEREGITIDPDLLRGEAESHAAGRDLLILEGAGGAAVPLDRRGSSLAGLARDLGAPALVACAPGLGTLHHTSATVAWLRQAGVGLAGFSFCRRAPEEDPLEEDNRRTLGELLRLPFFGTLPFSTALSQGRPLGPEDGASFCAPLAASLENWFAGASG, translated from the coding sequence ATGGGCCGCATCCTCTTCATCACCGGCACCGGCACCGATGTCGGCAAAACCGCCCTCTCCCTGGCCGTCCTCTTATGGGCCAAGCAGCGGGGACTGAATGCGGCCTACCTGAAACCGGTCCAATGCGGAAGTTATCCCTTCGGCAGTCCCCCGCGGGAAGGGGGCGACGCGGATTGGATCGGGACGTTGTCGGGAGGCATGCCGGCTTACGTCACCTGCGTGTTACCCCTGGCGGCCTCTCCCCACCTGGCGGCCGAGCGCGAAGGCATCACGATCGATCCGGACCTATTGCGCGGCGAAGCGGAATCCCATGCCGCCGGCCGCGATCTCCTGATCCTGGAAGGCGCGGGCGGCGCCGCCGTGCCCCTGGATCGCCGGGGATCCAGCTTGGCCGGCCTGGCCCGGGACCTGGGGGCGCCCGCCCTCGTCGCCTGCGCCCCCGGCCTCGGCACCTTGCATCATACTTCGGCCACGGTCGCCTGGTTGCGGCAAGCGGGTGTGGGCTTGGCGGGATTCTCCTTCTGCCGCCGCGCACCGGAAGAAGATCCGCTGGAGGAGGACAACCGACGCACCTTGGGCGAACTCCTCCGGCTGCCTTTTTTCGGAACCCTTCCTTTTTCTACGGCCCTCTCCCAAGGCAGGCCGTTGGGGCCCGAGGACGGGGCCAGCTTCTGCGCTCCGCTGGCCGCTTCGCTGGAGAATTGGTTCGCCGGCGCATCGGGCTGA